A stretch of the Capsicum annuum cultivar UCD-10X-F1 chromosome 10, UCD10Xv1.1, whole genome shotgun sequence genome encodes the following:
- the LOC107843413 gene encoding tyrosine-specific transport system — MDIHYLASPYFTNNGKIVKRNYESRSRSGWAKLSLWHQEKKTILLKYRMYDLLLSEKPTPNCWKISATKGGKECSEEAPKSCKKKGTVAGAVALIIGTSIGSGILALPQKTSLAGLIPSSIAMTMCWAFLLIEALLLVEINVGLLKRNKVKFEESELEVISIRTMAEETLGEWGGALATVTYVFLGYTSMIAYISKSGEILCHLINLPESVLGFLFTSLFTILISVCGTKAIDQVNQWLTALMIGLLVAIEVLIILYGGWSGDEGSSDWGEVPPVIPVLIFSLVYHDLAPVLCAYLEGDLKRIRALVLIGGLVPLLALLVWDAIAFGLSSQVDHVADPVELLLRVKWSGVSYMVQAFSLLAVGTSLIGTLLSFFEFLKEQLNNLDLQPDVYTRSIYSSQLRLRTWWRRNNLGFTAIAIAAAPPLLVSTTIPDAFYAATDIAGGYCMTILYGILPPAMAWAMLNSEGQDSEMMISRARPALLSVGLVACAIVALQILQDFSMSHS, encoded by the exons ATGGATATTCATTACCTAGCTTCACCCTACTTCACTAATAATGGAAAGATCGTCAAAAGAAATTATGAATCAAGATCACGTTCTGGATGGGCAAAATTATCATTATGGCATCAAGAGAAGAAGACAATTCTCTTGAAATATAGAATGTATGAT CTCCTATTATCAGAAAAGCCAACGCCAAATTGTTGGAAAATTTCAGCAACAAAAGGGGGGAAAGAATGCTCGGAAGAGGCTCCGAAAAGTTGCAAGAAAAAAGGGACAGTAGCTGGTGCTGTTGCTCTAATCATTGGAACAAGTATTGGTTCTGGGATCCTTGCCCTTCCCCAAAAAACTTCCCTGGCG GGACTAATCCCAAGTTCAATAGCTATGACAATGTGTTGGGCATTTCTACTGATCGAAGCACTTCTGCTAGTTGAAATCAATGTGGGTTTACTCAAAAGGAACAAAGTGAAATTTGAAGAGAGTGAACTAGAGGTCATTTCCATTAGAACAATGGCTGAAGAAACACTAGGAGAATGGGGTGGAGCCTTGGCTACTGTAACCTATGTCTTCTTAGGATATACTTCAATGATTGCTTACATTTCCAAGTCGGGGGAAATCCTCTGCCATTTGATCAATCTCCCGGAATCAGTTTTGGGCTTTCTCTTCACTTCCCTCTTCACAATTCTCATATCTGTATGTGGGACAAAAGCCATTGATCAAGTCAACCAGTGGCTCACTGCTCTTATGATAG GACTGCTTGTGGCAATTGAGGTTCTAATCATTCTGTATGGAGGGTGGTCAGGAGATGAAGGAAGCAGTGACTGGGGAGAAGTTCCGCCAGTAATACCCGTATTAATATTCTCTTTGGTCTACCATGATCTAGCACCTG TTCTGTGTGCTTACTTGGAAGGTGATCTGAAACGAATAAGAGCTTTAGTGTTGATTGGTGGTCTGGTTCCACTCCTGGCATTGCTTGTTTGGGATGCAATTGCCTTTGGCCTTTCATCCCAGGTTGATCACGTTGCTGACCCTGTTGAATTACTCCTGAG GGTGAAATGGAGTGGTGTGTCATATATGGTACAGGCATTCTCCCTTCTAGCTGTGGGAACATCTCTAATTGGTACTCTTCTAAGTTTCTTTGAGTTTCTCAAGGAACAACTCAATAACCTTGATCTGCAACCAGATGTATACACCAGATCAATTTACAG TTCTCAGCTCCGTCTAAGAACATGGTGGAGAAGAAACAATTTAGGCTTTACAGCAATAGCAATTGCCGCTGCTCCCCCTCTTCTTGTGTCAACAACAATTCCAGATGCATTTTATGCTGCGACAGATATAGCA GGTGGTTACTGCATGACAATACTGTATGGCATCCTGCCACCAGCAATGGCATGGGCTATGCTTAATAGCGAAGGCCAGGACAGTGAAATGATGATATCAAGAGCTCGACCTGCCCTTCTCTCTGTAGGACTAGTTGCTTGTGCGATAGTTGCACTCCAAATTCTTCAAGACTTCTCTATGTCGCATTCTTGA